In one window of Maribacter sp. BPC-D8 DNA:
- a CDS encoding T9SS type A sorting domain-containing protein: MKHLYLIIFFFFISFSYGQSTQSNGDIDGFSMYPNPVTTGKVYISTNLNAPKEIFIYDVFGTLLLKTTILGKELNLSDLDSGVYVLRVLEKNKMCTRKLIVK, from the coding sequence ATGAAGCACCTTTACCTAATCATCTTCTTTTTCTTTATTTCTTTCAGCTATGGGCAAAGTACCCAAAGTAATGGAGACATTGATGGTTTTAGTATGTACCCAAATCCGGTTACTACAGGTAAAGTTTATATTTCTACCAACCTTAACGCACCTAAAGAAATTTTCATCTATGATGTATTTGGTACATTATTATTGAAGACAACTATTTTAGGTAAAGAATTGAATCTTTCTGATTTAGATTCTGGTGTGTACGTATTACGTGTTCTTGAAAAAAACAAGATGTGTACACGTAAGTTGATTGTTAAGTAA
- a CDS encoding sensor histidine kinase, translated as MAAKVRSRKSYRFALRSSLYIVIISIAMLALLQWRFSTINWGILISAAIIFFIISFVTLQLRIEKFIYKRIKKIYDDVELLESSTILSYPVTTDMKTLTAEIEKFAKDKRIEIDTLKIREEYRKDFLGNVSHELKTPLFTVQGYIETLLDGAIDDKNVRKKYLIRANKAVDRLIYIVKDLDLITKLEVGHLTLEKRSFDIIDLIQSVFDLLEMKAAKKNITLTFDMEYVDPIFVFADKEKIQQVLTNLLVNSIKYGNDNGTTEVSVENLVKNKVIVRVTDNGEGIPAIHIPRLFERFYRVDQSGSRREGGSGLGLAIVKHVIEAHGEKIYVESAVEVGSEFSFTLEKSIVQIEEVQ; from the coding sequence ATGGCTGCTAAAGTTCGTTCAAGAAAATCATATCGTTTTGCGTTGCGCTCATCGCTTTATATTGTTATAATTAGCATAGCGATGCTCGCTTTATTACAATGGCGATTTAGCACCATAAACTGGGGTATTTTAATATCTGCGGCGATAATTTTTTTTATAATCTCTTTTGTTACACTACAATTAAGAATAGAGAAATTCATTTACAAGCGAATTAAAAAAATCTATGATGATGTAGAGTTGCTAGAATCAAGTACCATACTTTCATACCCTGTTACTACAGATATGAAAACCTTAACTGCAGAAATCGAGAAGTTTGCTAAAGATAAAAGGATAGAGATAGACACTTTGAAAATTCGGGAAGAATACCGGAAGGACTTCTTGGGTAACGTATCTCATGAATTAAAAACGCCGTTATTTACTGTGCAAGGTTATATTGAAACCTTGCTAGATGGTGCTATTGATGACAAAAATGTTCGTAAGAAGTATTTAATACGAGCCAATAAAGCGGTAGACCGGTTAATTTATATTGTAAAAGATTTAGATTTAATAACCAAGTTAGAAGTTGGGCACCTTACTCTTGAAAAGCGCTCGTTCGATATTATAGATTTAATACAAAGTGTATTTGATCTGTTGGAGATGAAAGCAGCCAAGAAAAATATAACCCTAACTTTCGATATGGAATATGTTGATCCCATATTCGTATTTGCCGATAAAGAAAAAATACAACAGGTGCTTACCAATTTATTGGTCAACTCTATTAAGTACGGCAATGATAATGGTACAACAGAGGTAAGTGTTGAAAATTTGGTCAAGAATAAGGTAATTGTTAGGGTAACCGATAATGGTGAAGGTATACCTGCAATTCATATTCCTCGACTTTTTGAACGTTTTTATAGGGTAGACCAAAGTGGTAGTCGTCGTGAAGGTGGCTCTGGGTTGGGTCTGGCCATTGTAAAACATGTTATAGAAGCGCATGGAGAAAAAATCTATGTAGAAAGCGCTGTAGAGGTAGGTTCTGAGTTTTCTTTTACTTTAGAGAAAAGTATCGTTCAAATAGAGGAAGTACAATAA
- the trmB gene encoding tRNA (guanosine(46)-N7)-methyltransferase TrmB, translated as MGSKNKLKRFQENETFSNVIQPTREEVVGGFPLKGKWNTHFKNDNPIVLELGCGKGEYTVGLAKKFPNKNFIGIDIKGARFWKGAKEAVEEDIPNVCFIRTQIELVDHLFGKEEVSEIWITFPDPQIKYKRTKHRMTNTAFLERYRQVLKPEGTVNLKTDSEFMHGYTLGLLHGLGLEVVYANHDVYKNEGSPKEVLEIQTFYENQYLEKGKPITFIRFKVN; from the coding sequence GTGGGAAGTAAAAATAAATTAAAGAGATTTCAGGAAAACGAGACGTTTTCAAACGTAATTCAACCAACAAGAGAAGAAGTGGTAGGCGGTTTCCCGTTGAAAGGAAAGTGGAATACACATTTCAAAAACGACAACCCTATTGTCTTAGAATTGGGTTGTGGTAAAGGGGAGTACACCGTTGGCTTGGCTAAAAAATTTCCGAATAAGAATTTTATCGGTATCGATATTAAAGGTGCCCGTTTTTGGAAAGGAGCTAAAGAAGCTGTTGAAGAAGATATACCCAATGTTTGTTTTATACGAACTCAAATAGAATTGGTAGATCATCTTTTTGGTAAAGAAGAGGTATCTGAAATTTGGATCACCTTCCCAGACCCACAAATAAAATACAAACGTACCAAACACCGTATGACCAATACGGCATTTTTAGAACGCTACAGACAAGTTTTAAAACCTGAAGGGACGGTTAATTTAAAAACAGACAGTGAGTTCATGCACGGGTACACTTTAGGTTTACTTCACGGTCTTGGTTTAGAGGTAGTTTATGCCAATCATGATGTGTATAAGAATGAAGGTAGCCCAAAAGAAGTTTTAGAAATACAGACTTTCTACGAAAATCAGTATCTTGAAAAAGGAAAGCCTATTACTTTTATTAGGTTCAAGGTAAACTGA
- a CDS encoding MGMT family protein → MKPENENFFERVYQVARLIPEGRVTSYGAIAKYLGAARSARMVGWAMNASHNMDDIPAHRVVNKAGLLTGKHHFDGTNLMQQLLEGEGVVIKDLQIVQLENYFWDPFTELKAEL, encoded by the coding sequence ATGAAACCTGAAAATGAGAATTTCTTTGAAAGAGTATATCAGGTAGCACGGTTAATACCCGAGGGGCGTGTAACTTCTTACGGCGCAATAGCCAAATACTTAGGTGCGGCCCGTAGTGCAAGAATGGTAGGCTGGGCAATGAATGCATCGCACAATATGGATGACATACCCGCACATAGAGTAGTCAATAAAGCCGGGCTATTAACTGGTAAGCATCATTTTGATGGCACCAATCTCATGCAACAACTGTTAGAAGGTGAGGGAGTAGTAATTAAAGACTTGCAAATAGTACAATTAGAAAATTACTTTTGGGATCCATTTACAGAGCTAAAAGCAGAATTATAG
- a CDS encoding T9SS type A sorting domain-containing protein: protein MKKIYFMLFMAVSVGLYAQDTIDINDLRNDEIAGFKLYPNPAIADVVYVTTQKNSIKEVRVYDVFGELVLTEKLSAKAMNISRLSPGVYVVQVTEDEKSITRKLVVK, encoded by the coding sequence ATGAAGAAAATCTACTTTATGCTATTTATGGCAGTCTCTGTTGGCTTATACGCCCAAGACACTATAGATATCAACGACCTACGTAACGATGAAATTGCCGGATTCAAATTATACCCCAACCCAGCAATTGCTGATGTTGTTTATGTAACAACACAGAAAAACAGTATAAAAGAAGTAAGAGTTTATGATGTATTCGGAGAGCTCGTCTTAACCGAAAAATTGTCTGCAAAGGCAATGAATATCTCTAGACTATCGCCTGGCGTTTATGTTGTTCAGGTAACCGAAGACGAAAAATCTATTACTCGTAAGCTTGTGGTGAAATAA
- a CDS encoding TonB-dependent receptor: protein MNKLLFFTFLFISIISSAQDTGSIAGTITDKELNDEPLPFANVLLKGTTKGTTSDFDGLYEISDIEPGTYTISFSYLGYETVEMPNVEILAGKSTTIDVSLSASQGVSLDEVTVTTVARKDSETALLLDQKRAIEIKESIGAVELAKIGVSDAATATTKISGVSSSEASGDVFVRGLGDRYLSSTLNGLPVPSDDIDKKNINLSLFPTRVLQNVSISKTYGVEGSADQASGTVNITSRELAGSSELAIGVSGGVNSNVAKSGVYDNFRISQNSKNTTFGFYDQNLSTQQLITNQGWNTLRQENPMDYSMSIAAGKKIADKLAIFFTASHSRSFEHREGVFRQYRSNFIDDTITDATTYQKKIVNTGLLDITYLANAKNKIKSSTFFVNKLDENVFEAGRNGEATIFEETSPSEGLFQFIRDQNTKQTRLLITQLIGRHQIGEKNTLHWAAGYNLLNADEPNRIRNEVNFDPDGTLVQLGRNGGFQQRKSSQKIEDNEFSAYLKDELKIIDEETRNFKLNFGVSYRNKERDFSSEFVGVEEVNTNAVNPSSIDDLGAVFRQSYFDAGLLEINLLGSNANDERKDIYLGTLDSKAAFFSFNVGLDQWNFDAGLRFQRDEIKVAYDIGNLSPRTGDSNQDYSNFYPSLNIKYTINELNALRLAISRTITLPEFKEIAPFNYVSPTGQITRGNPDLIASKDINLDLKWEYFPSAAQLVSVAAFYKDISDPINRVRERGSAGIFSYFNSGEKAEIFGLEAETKLDLVTPAYNDDDGSESGYNLNMVLNVTRMWHQQDLKEIYNDEGNLLRSFQYKGITKTDLQGASDWIFNTSLNYDTAGDNPFAASINANYASDKIYSLGVPTDQTNRDIFYDDAIVENGFVVLNAQISKEFGEHIKVSLTGKNLLNPEIKQTQLIRNPVTEIELEQTVSSYSTGMGISLGLNYKF from the coding sequence ATGAACAAGTTACTATTTTTTACATTCCTTTTTATCTCTATTATTTCTAGTGCTCAAGACACAGGAAGCATTGCCGGAACAATTACAGACAAAGAATTAAACGACGAACCATTACCATTTGCAAACGTATTATTAAAAGGTACTACTAAAGGTACTACTTCTGATTTTGACGGACTATATGAGATATCAGACATTGAGCCTGGCACCTATACCATATCATTTAGTTATTTAGGATACGAAACTGTTGAAATGCCGAATGTTGAAATCTTAGCAGGTAAGTCTACCACTATCGATGTTTCACTTAGCGCATCGCAAGGTGTTTCTTTAGACGAGGTAACGGTTACAACTGTAGCTCGTAAAGATTCTGAGACAGCATTATTATTGGATCAAAAAAGAGCTATCGAAATTAAAGAAAGTATCGGTGCTGTTGAACTTGCTAAGATCGGAGTATCTGATGCTGCTACTGCAACTACAAAAATATCTGGTGTATCTAGTAGCGAAGCTTCTGGCGATGTTTTCGTTAGAGGATTAGGTGACAGATATTTATCTTCTACATTAAACGGACTTCCTGTTCCGTCTGATGATATTGATAAAAAAAACATTAATCTTTCTTTATTCCCAACACGTGTTCTTCAAAATGTAAGTATCAGTAAAACATACGGAGTAGAAGGGTCTGCTGATCAAGCTTCTGGTACAGTTAATATTACTTCTAGAGAATTAGCGGGTTCTAGTGAACTTGCAATTGGTGTTTCTGGTGGTGTAAATTCTAATGTAGCTAAAAGCGGAGTTTACGATAACTTTAGAATATCACAGAATTCTAAGAATACAACATTCGGTTTCTACGACCAAAATCTTTCTACACAACAGTTAATTACCAACCAAGGGTGGAATACTTTACGACAAGAAAACCCGATGGATTATTCTATGTCTATCGCTGCAGGTAAGAAAATAGCAGATAAGCTTGCTATATTTTTCACAGCTTCTCACTCAAGATCTTTTGAGCATAGAGAAGGGGTCTTTAGACAATACCGTTCTAACTTTATCGATGACACCATTACCGATGCAACTACCTATCAAAAGAAAATAGTAAATACGGGGTTATTAGATATTACTTATTTAGCCAACGCCAAGAACAAAATTAAGTCAAGCACTTTTTTCGTTAATAAACTAGATGAAAATGTTTTTGAAGCAGGTCGTAATGGCGAGGCAACAATCTTTGAAGAAACGAGCCCAAGTGAAGGTCTTTTTCAATTTATTAGAGATCAAAACACTAAACAAACGAGATTATTAATAACTCAATTAATAGGTAGACACCAAATTGGTGAGAAAAACACACTGCACTGGGCCGCTGGTTATAATCTTTTAAATGCCGATGAACCAAACAGAATTAGAAACGAAGTCAATTTTGATCCCGATGGCACACTTGTTCAACTAGGTAGAAATGGCGGATTTCAACAACGTAAGTCTAGTCAAAAAATTGAGGACAACGAATTCAGTGCTTACCTAAAAGACGAATTAAAAATAATTGATGAGGAAACAAGAAACTTCAAACTAAACTTTGGTGTTTCTTACCGCAATAAAGAACGTGATTTTAGTTCTGAATTTGTTGGTGTAGAAGAAGTCAATACAAATGCAGTTAACCCATCATCTATTGATGATCTTGGTGCAGTTTTTCGTCAATCTTATTTTGATGCGGGACTCTTAGAAATTAATCTTTTAGGCTCAAATGCTAATGACGAAAGAAAAGATATCTATTTAGGAACTTTAGATTCTAAGGCAGCATTCTTTTCTTTTAATGTCGGACTTGACCAATGGAACTTTGATGCAGGCCTACGTTTTCAAAGAGATGAAATTAAAGTTGCTTATGATATAGGAAACCTTTCGCCTAGAACAGGAGATAGCAATCAAGATTACAGCAACTTCTACCCTAGCTTAAATATTAAGTACACTATTAACGAACTAAACGCATTACGTTTAGCAATAAGCCGCACAATTACATTACCAGAATTTAAAGAAATAGCGCCTTTTAACTATGTTTCTCCTACTGGTCAAATAACTAGAGGTAATCCAGATTTAATAGCTTCAAAAGATATTAATCTAGATTTAAAATGGGAATACTTTCCATCTGCCGCTCAGCTTGTTTCTGTTGCTGCCTTCTATAAAGATATATCTGACCCAATCAACAGAGTTAGAGAAAGAGGTTCTGCAGGTATCTTCTCTTACTTCAACTCTGGTGAGAAAGCTGAAATTTTTGGTCTTGAAGCAGAAACTAAATTAGATTTAGTAACCCCTGCTTACAACGATGACGATGGTTCAGAATCTGGTTATAACCTTAACATGGTTCTTAATGTAACCCGTATGTGGCATCAACAAGATTTAAAAGAAATTTATAACGATGAAGGTAATTTATTAAGAAGCTTTCAATATAAAGGTATCACCAAAACTGATCTTCAAGGTGCTTCTGATTGGATTTTCAATACTAGTTTAAATTATGATACCGCTGGCGACAATCCTTTTGCAGCATCTATAAATGCAAATTACGCATCAGACAAAATTTATTCTTTAGGTGTACCTACCGATCAAACCAATAGAGATATCTTTTATGATGACGCTATCGTTGAAAATGGTTTCGTAGTCTTAAATGCCCAAATCAGCAAAGAATTTGGTGAGCATATTAAAGTAAGTCTTACAGGTAAAAACTTATTGAATCCAGAAATAAAGCAAACACAATTAATTCGCAACCCAGTAACTGAAATAGAACTAGAGCAAACTGTTAGCTCTTACTCTACCGGTATGGGAATAAGCTTAGGGCTTAATTACAAATTCTAA
- a CDS encoding acyl transferase codes for MKHNAIFDIQTEGDFLTQALRIFKFQYDNNVVYHDFCTYLNVQPDAVQTLEQIPFLPIEFFKSKDVLSTTDTPEITFTSSGTTGSETSKHFVTDLSLYEQSYLKAFNHFYGDITDYCVLALLPSYLERTGSSLIYMADDLIKKSNHPESGFFLNEYEQLHELLIELQKTDTKILIIGVSFALLEFTEQYQMSLHNTIIMETGGMKGRRKEIVRQELHQLLSNGFGVPNIHSEYGMTELLSQAYSKGNGVFDCPTWMKILVRDTEDPLTYLTYGKSGGINVIDLANINSCSFIATQDLGKINQDGTFEIIGRFDNSDIRGCNLMVL; via the coding sequence ATGAAGCATAATGCTATTTTTGATATACAAACAGAAGGGGATTTTCTAACCCAAGCACTGCGTATATTCAAGTTTCAATACGACAACAATGTAGTCTACCACGATTTTTGTACTTATTTAAATGTGCAACCAGATGCTGTTCAAACTTTAGAACAGATTCCGTTTTTACCTATAGAATTCTTTAAGTCTAAAGATGTTCTTAGCACCACTGATACACCAGAAATTACCTTTACCAGTAGCGGCACCACAGGCAGTGAAACCAGTAAGCACTTTGTTACCGACTTAAGTCTATACGAGCAGAGCTATTTAAAGGCTTTTAACCATTTTTATGGCGATATTACTGACTATTGTGTTCTTGCACTGTTACCTTCTTATCTAGAACGTACAGGCTCTTCATTGATCTATATGGCAGATGATTTGATCAAAAAATCGAATCACCCAGAAAGCGGTTTCTTTCTAAACGAATACGAACAACTGCATGAGCTACTTATTGAACTTCAAAAAACGGATACCAAAATATTAATTATAGGTGTTTCTTTTGCCTTGCTAGAATTTACCGAGCAATACCAGATGTCTTTACATAACACCATTATCATGGAAACTGGTGGCATGAAGGGTCGTAGAAAAGAAATTGTACGCCAAGAATTGCATCAGCTTTTATCGAACGGATTCGGAGTACCAAATATTCACTCTGAATACGGAATGACAGAACTTTTATCGCAAGCGTATTCTAAAGGAAACGGGGTTTTCGACTGCCCAACTTGGATGAAGATTTTAGTGCGCGATACCGAAGACCCACTTACCTATTTAACCTATGGCAAGTCTGGCGGAATCAATGTAATCGATTTAGCAAACATCAACTCCTGCTCTTTTATTGCCACTCAAGATTTAGGTAAAATAAACCAAGACGGCACTTTTGAAATTATCGGAAGATTCGATAATTCTGATATTAGAGGGTGTAATTTAATGGTGCTTTAA
- a CDS encoding LysE family transporter, which produces MQQLPILFVFTFGAAFFASLPPGLLNLNAAKTSVEKGKTNGIIFGLGVALAVMLQTYVSVRIAKLISRNQHVIEILLQLALGIFFVLAIVFFIKGRKQENKPLILTETKKRNSFSKGVFLALINLLAIPYYSGLNTVFHSQGFMTFKIIDEVLFILAAGSGTFLAMYLYVIYFNKWEHKTKSFSKNSNFILSGLMLLLFVITAFRLFN; this is translated from the coding sequence ATGCAACAATTACCTATTTTATTTGTATTCACTTTTGGTGCGGCTTTCTTCGCGTCATTACCACCCGGTTTGCTGAATTTAAATGCAGCAAAGACCAGTGTAGAAAAGGGAAAAACAAATGGAATAATTTTTGGTTTGGGTGTTGCTCTTGCCGTAATGTTACAAACGTATGTATCGGTACGTATCGCAAAATTAATTTCTAGAAATCAGCATGTTATAGAAATATTATTGCAATTGGCCTTAGGTATTTTCTTTGTGCTGGCAATTGTATTTTTTATAAAAGGTAGAAAGCAAGAAAATAAGCCGTTGATACTAACCGAGACTAAAAAACGAAATAGTTTTTCTAAAGGAGTGTTCTTGGCACTTATTAATCTTTTGGCGATACCGTACTATAGCGGATTGAATACGGTTTTTCACTCGCAAGGATTTATGACCTTTAAAATCATAGATGAGGTTTTGTTCATTCTGGCTGCAGGCAGTGGTACTTTTCTTGCCATGTATTTATATGTGATCTATTTTAATAAGTGGGAGCATAAAACAAAATCATTCTCTAAGAATAGTAATTTTATTTTAAGCGGATTAATGTTGTTGCTATTTGTGATTACAGCTTTTAGATTGTTTAATTAA
- a CDS encoding sensor histidine kinase has protein sequence MVSKSIYYQLVFRIILIAVCALLTAFLFFKEHYLLSVILSLVFIGQTYGLIHYVNQTNRKIAYFFDAIKNEDFTLRFPEKLSVKSIEELNQSLNMLNGMIQDIHVKKQAQEQYYQEILRQADIGIFTVNDKGHILYANPTVQDLLNYRPLNHVKQLKQIDPNLYSLFESLEPFESTLYSLGNERGKKVLTLKCTPITIEGKQLLLVIVHDIQKELDDKETDSWAKLIRVLTHEIMNTITPITSISESILKYFKKGNVLSTPEEFGELQIKNSAKGLEVIKEQGNDLMSFVQSYRTFLSVPEPDRELIPASKILEKVRLLLQEYTNGHNITLEVSSEPEDLELYIDEKQLTQILLNLGKNAQQALEEQDEGSIIIKAEEDAQGKKYITVTDNGPGVSAELLDEIFVPFFTTKNTGTGIGLSLSKQIMRLHGGSIRVVSNEKTTFTLTFQ, from the coding sequence ATGGTCAGCAAAAGTATATACTACCAACTTGTTTTCAGAATTATTCTGATAGCCGTTTGTGCGCTACTCACTGCATTTCTGTTTTTTAAAGAACATTATCTGCTCAGTGTTATTTTAAGTCTTGTTTTTATAGGACAGACATACGGACTCATACATTACGTGAACCAGACCAATAGAAAAATTGCTTATTTCTTTGACGCCATTAAAAATGAAGATTTCACTTTACGTTTTCCTGAAAAACTGAGTGTAAAATCTATTGAAGAACTCAACCAAAGCTTGAATATGCTGAATGGAATGATTCAAGATATTCATGTAAAAAAACAAGCCCAAGAGCAGTATTACCAAGAAATATTAAGGCAAGCAGACATTGGTATATTTACCGTTAATGACAAGGGGCATATTTTATACGCGAACCCAACGGTGCAAGATTTGCTCAACTACCGACCACTTAACCATGTTAAGCAATTAAAACAAATAGACCCTAATCTCTATAGCCTTTTTGAATCTTTAGAGCCTTTCGAAAGCACATTATATTCTTTAGGTAATGAACGGGGTAAAAAAGTATTAACGCTAAAGTGTACGCCTATCACTATTGAAGGTAAGCAGTTATTATTGGTTATTGTTCATGATATTCAAAAGGAATTAGATGATAAAGAAACTGATTCTTGGGCAAAATTAATACGTGTTCTAACCCATGAAATCATGAATACCATTACTCCGATTACTTCTATATCTGAGTCTATCTTAAAATACTTTAAAAAAGGTAATGTGCTTTCTACGCCCGAAGAATTCGGAGAACTTCAGATAAAAAATTCTGCAAAAGGTTTAGAGGTTATCAAAGAACAAGGCAATGATTTAATGAGTTTTGTACAGTCGTACCGAACATTTTTAAGTGTACCCGAACCTGATCGAGAATTAATACCAGCTAGCAAGATTTTAGAAAAAGTACGGTTGTTATTACAGGAGTATACCAACGGACATAATATTACCTTAGAAGTATCATCTGAACCTGAAGACTTAGAACTGTATATTGACGAAAAACAGCTTACCCAAATACTTTTAAACCTAGGAAAAAATGCCCAGCAGGCTTTAGAAGAACAAGATGAGGGTAGCATCATTATAAAAGCAGAAGAAGATGCGCAGGGTAAAAAATATATTACGGTTACCGATAACGGACCTGGGGTTTCTGCGGAGTTGTTAGATGAAATATTTGTTCCGTTTTTTACAACCAAAAATACTGGAACAGGAATCGGTTTAAGCTTAAGCAAGCAGATAATGCGTTTGCACGGCGGGTCAATTCGGGTAGTATCTAATGAAAAGACAACATTTACCCTAACATTTCAATAG
- a CDS encoding response regulator transcription factor, with amino-acid sequence MKKKDIKILLVDDEPDILEIVAYNLSAEGYDVYTAKNGADGVAKAKKKMPHLIILDVMMPEMDGIEACEILRRTSGLENTIITFLTARGEDYSQVAGFDAGADDYITKPIKPKVLVSKVNALLRRLKNDENAQEDITQVGDIVINREEYKIVKKGKEIILPRKEFELLALLTSKPSKVFKREVILDKVWGNEVVVGGRTIDVHIRKLREKIGEDHFKTVKGVGYKFVL; translated from the coding sequence ATGAAAAAGAAGGACATTAAGATACTTTTAGTTGATGATGAACCAGATATTCTAGAGATAGTAGCTTATAATTTATCTGCTGAAGGGTACGATGTGTATACTGCTAAAAATGGAGCTGATGGTGTTGCCAAGGCAAAAAAGAAAATGCCCCACCTTATTATACTAGATGTAATGATGCCTGAAATGGATGGTATTGAAGCTTGTGAAATTCTAAGAAGAACTTCCGGATTAGAAAATACTATCATTACCTTCTTAACAGCTAGAGGAGAAGATTATTCTCAAGTAGCAGGTTTTGATGCTGGTGCAGATGATTACATTACCAAGCCTATAAAACCAAAAGTTTTGGTTAGTAAAGTAAATGCACTTCTTAGACGCCTTAAAAACGATGAGAATGCTCAAGAAGATATTACCCAGGTAGGTGATATCGTTATTAATAGGGAAGAGTATAAAATTGTTAAGAAGGGTAAAGAGATTATTTTACCTAGAAAAGAGTTTGAACTTCTAGCTTTGTTAACTTCAAAACCTAGTAAAGTTTTCAAGAGAGAAGTAATTCTTGATAAAGTTTGGGGCAATGAAGTGGTTGTTGGTGGTCGTACTATAGATGTACATATTAGAAAGCTTCGTGAAAAAATTGGAGAAGACCATTTTAAGACCGTTAAAGGAGTAGGATATAAGTTTGTACTTTAA
- a CDS encoding sigma-54-dependent transcriptional regulator — protein sequence MIDAKILVVDDTKSVLSALEILLQFEYKSVQTISNPNLLTSFPNLKDIDIILLDMNFSAGVNTGNEGLYWLREIKKKASHISVIMMTAYGAVELAVEAIKEGATDFVLKPWNNERLLTTVKSAYELRKSQKEVQHLKQKESNLKQVINQNSNYIIGNSKALNSVLNLVQKVAKTDVNILVTGENGTGKELIARELHKSSARNNEVFISVDMGSISENLFESELFGHVKGSFTDAKDDRAGKFEAANGGTLFLDEIGNLSLQMQAKLLSVIQNRVVVRVGSNKPIAVDIRLICATNGNLEQMVSDGLFREDLLYRINTIQVQVPALRDRDNDVLVLSDFFLKKFANKYGKPSLKINQSAQEKLMSYPWPGNVRELLHTMERAVILSEGNVLKPTDFLLDTKTTVTIEGGPKTLEEMELVMINKALNDHEGNYSAAADQLGISRQTLYNKLKKSSK from the coding sequence ATGATCGATGCTAAAATACTTGTTGTAGATGATACCAAAAGTGTATTGAGCGCTTTAGAGATATTATTACAGTTTGAATATAAAAGTGTACAGACTATTTCTAATCCCAATTTACTTACCTCTTTCCCCAACCTAAAAGACATTGATATCATACTATTAGATATGAATTTTTCTGCGGGAGTAAACACCGGTAATGAGGGATTATATTGGCTTCGAGAAATAAAAAAGAAGGCATCGCATATTTCTGTGATTATGATGACCGCTTATGGTGCCGTAGAACTTGCGGTTGAAGCTATAAAAGAAGGTGCCACCGATTTTGTTCTCAAACCCTGGAACAACGAGCGACTATTAACCACAGTAAAATCTGCCTACGAGCTTAGAAAATCGCAGAAAGAGGTACAGCACCTAAAACAGAAAGAGAGTAATTTGAAGCAGGTTATCAATCAGAATTCAAATTACATTATCGGGAATTCTAAAGCATTGAACAGTGTTTTAAACCTCGTACAGAAAGTTGCCAAAACAGATGTGAATATATTAGTTACTGGCGAAAACGGAACGGGCAAAGAACTAATCGCTCGCGAACTTCACAAATCTTCAGCTAGAAATAATGAGGTTTTTATTTCGGTGGATATGGGGTCTATCTCTGAAAATTTATTTGAAAGTGAACTTTTTGGTCATGTAAAAGGATCCTTTACAGATGCTAAAGATGACCGCGCAGGTAAATTTGAAGCCGCCAATGGTGGTACACTTTTCTTAGATGAAATCGGTAACCTTTCTTTACAGATGCAAGCAAAGCTGCTATCTGTTATTCAGAATAGGGTTGTTGTGCGTGTGGGATCCAATAAACCTATTGCTGTAGATATCAGATTAATTTGCGCTACCAATGGTAATTTAGAACAAATGGTTTCTGACGGCTTGTTTCGTGAAGATCTTTTATACCGAATAAATACCATTCAAGTACAGGTACCTGCATTACGAGATCGAGATAATGATGTGTTAGTATTATCAGATTTCTTCTTGAAAAAATTCGCCAATAAATACGGCAAGCCTAGTTTAAAAATCAATCAATCTGCACAAGAGAAATTAATGAGCTACCCGTGGCCTGGTAATGTTAGAGAGCTTTTGCATACCATGGAGCGTGCCGTTATCCTTTCTGAAGGAAATGTATTAAAACCTACCGATTTTCTATTGGACACCAAAACTACGGTAACTATTGAAGGCGGACCAAAAACGCTGGAAGAAATGGAACTGGTAATGATCAATAAAGCGCTGAACGACCATGAAGGAAATTACAGTGCCGCTGCCGATCAATTGGGTATTTCGAGACAAACGCTTTACAATAAACTTAAAAAATCGAGCAAATAA